A portion of the Sphingobacterium spiritivorum genome contains these proteins:
- a CDS encoding SDR family NAD(P)-dependent oxidoreductase → MGILENKVAIVTGAGSGIGRAVALSYGKEGAKVVVSDINENAGQETVDTIVKGGGTAFFFKADTSSAEENEALVDATIEKYGKLDIACNNAGIGGSAALSGDYGLEDWKKVTDINFNGVFYGCKYQLKAMEKNGGGAIVNMASIHGMVAAPMSSAYTASKHAVVGLTRNIGAEYGPKNIRCNAVGPGYIMTPLLTTHLSKEQLETLRTKHPMGRLGEAEEVAELVLFLSSDKASFMTGGYYLVDGGYTAV, encoded by the coding sequence ATGGGAATTTTAGAAAATAAAGTAGCTATTGTGACCGGAGCAGGATCAGGGATTGGTCGTGCTGTAGCTTTGTCTTATGGAAAAGAAGGTGCAAAAGTAGTAGTTTCAGATATTAATGAGAATGCCGGACAGGAGACGGTAGATACGATTGTGAAGGGCGGAGGAACGGCTTTCTTTTTTAAAGCGGACACCTCCTCTGCAGAAGAAAATGAGGCTCTTGTGGATGCAACGATAGAGAAATACGGGAAATTAGACATTGCCTGCAATAATGCAGGTATAGGAGGTTCAGCTGCATTAAGTGGCGATTATGGATTAGAAGATTGGAAAAAAGTAACGGATATCAATTTTAACGGCGTATTTTACGGTTGTAAATACCAGTTAAAGGCGATGGAAAAAAATGGTGGGGGAGCTATTGTTAATATGGCATCTATACATGGTATGGTCGCTGCGCCGATGTCATCCGCCTACACCGCATCCAAACATGCTGTAGTCGGCTTGACCCGCAATATAGGTGCTGAATACGGTCCGAAGAATATACGTTGCAACGCTGTAGGCCCCGGATACATTATGACGCCTTTGCTGACAACACATCTGAGTAAAGAGCAATTGGAAACCTTACGCACCAAACATCCGATGGGACGTCTTGGAGAAGCGGAAGAGGTGGCTGAATTAGTGCTGTTCTTGAGTTCTGACAAAGCGTCCTTTATGACAGGAGGTTACTATCTGGTAGATGGAGGTTATACGGCAGTTTAA
- a CDS encoding Crp/Fnr family transcriptional regulator, with product MPNRERTPFITVYLCLGHNDAVNMMINSYLENSQFFSASEVDAISSYFKFKSLKKGDYFIREGNESREVALIVSGIFRSYYLKENMDEITYCFRFPDELMAAYSSLIQQTPSQENIQAISNAELFVISAEDIRKLDDLYPNWIRLQKTIAEQQYIELEQRIFQLQRQQANQRYADLLQHQPDYIHLIPLHYLATYLGITQRHLSRIRREIVF from the coding sequence ATGCCAAATCGAGAAAGAACACCCTTCATTACCGTATATTTATGCCTTGGGCATAATGATGCTGTTAATATGATGATCAATTCCTATTTAGAAAACTCCCAGTTCTTCTCCGCTTCAGAAGTGGATGCCATCTCCTCCTATTTTAAATTTAAGTCGCTGAAAAAGGGAGATTATTTTATCAGAGAAGGTAATGAGTCCAGAGAAGTTGCACTGATTGTTTCCGGAATTTTTCGTTCTTACTATCTGAAAGAGAATATGGACGAAATCACCTATTGTTTTCGTTTTCCAGATGAATTGATGGCGGCTTATTCTTCTCTTATACAGCAGACCCCTAGTCAGGAAAATATACAGGCTATTTCTAATGCGGAGCTCTTCGTAATCAGTGCTGAAGATATCAGAAAACTGGACGATCTTTATCCAAACTGGATCAGGCTTCAGAAAACCATAGCTGAACAGCAATATATCGAACTGGAGCAACGTATATTTCAACTGCAGCGCCAGCAAGCCAATCAACGTTATGCTGACTTACTGCAGCACCAACCTGACTATATACACTTAATCCCTCTCCACTATCTGGCTACTTATCTGGGTATAACACAAAGACACCTGAGCCGTATCAGACGTGAAATCGTTTTTTAG
- a CDS encoding NAD(P)H-dependent oxidoreductase: MSKNKILIINAHPNSSSFNAAIAETYKQGALEAGAQIQEIIISELQFNPNLQYGYRQRIELEPDLQEAWQKILWAEHIVWIHPVWWGGLPAISKGFIDRLFLPGRAFQYRPNSVFWDKLLKGRSAHIITTLDQPGWYYRLFFGRPSVNQLKRSVLQFCGISPVKVTYVGIVRTSSPALRQKWLQKVKRLGLHRK; this comes from the coding sequence ATGTCAAAGAATAAAATACTTATTATCAACGCTCATCCGAACAGCAGCTCCTTCAACGCCGCAATTGCAGAAACATATAAGCAGGGAGCGCTGGAGGCGGGAGCTCAGATACAGGAAATCATCATTTCAGAATTACAGTTTAATCCTAACCTTCAGTATGGATACCGTCAGCGAATAGAACTGGAACCAGATCTGCAGGAAGCCTGGCAAAAGATCCTTTGGGCTGAACATATCGTATGGATTCATCCGGTTTGGTGGGGAGGTCTTCCTGCCATCAGCAAAGGGTTTATCGATCGTTTATTTCTTCCGGGCCGTGCTTTTCAGTATCGCCCGAATTCTGTTTTCTGGGATAAATTGTTAAAAGGAAGATCGGCTCATATCATTACGACATTGGATCAGCCGGGATGGTATTACCGCCTTTTCTTCGGACGTCCCAGTGTTAATCAGCTAAAGCGTTCCGTTTTACAGTTTTGCGGAATCAGTCCCGTAAAGGTGACATATGTCGGTATTGTCAGGACTTCTTCTCCTGCATTAAGACAGAAGTGGCTGCAAAAGGTAAAAAGACTGGGTTTGCATAGAAAATAG
- a CDS encoding acyltransferase family protein: MFNSPAGLTSSKKHYAILDGLRGVAALVIVIFHFMEWVYTDFSDNIVGHGYLAVDFFFCLSGFVIGYAYDDRINQMGLKQFFISRAIRLHPLVVLGGILGLLGYFFDPFTGPEEVLSTSRLILIIVFTLLLIPFPVMKDKVYNMFGLNAPAWSLFWEYIANIIYALFLSRIRRTFLILLTIVAAGVLCYVSYTTGGLSGGWGKGNFWEGGARIAYSFLAGLLIHRSKWILQSKLGFASLSILLILPFMMPFTSWNWLAESFVVLFYFPLLVSLGAGAVLSPSLLKICNFSGQISYPIYMTHYWGIWVFAHYYTTYKPSTEQLFYIIPVCVILLVLFAYLTMIIYDIPVRRYLSRKMRK, from the coding sequence ATGTTTAATTCTCCTGCAGGTTTAACCTCCTCAAAAAAGCATTACGCCATATTGGACGGACTGAGAGGTGTGGCCGCTTTGGTTATTGTGATTTTCCATTTTATGGAATGGGTCTATACCGATTTTAGTGATAATATTGTAGGACATGGCTATCTGGCTGTAGATTTTTTCTTTTGTTTGTCTGGTTTTGTTATTGGCTATGCTTATGATGACCGTATTAATCAAATGGGGCTTAAGCAATTTTTTATTTCCCGGGCTATACGTTTACATCCTTTAGTCGTTCTGGGAGGTATACTGGGTTTATTAGGCTATTTCTTTGATCCTTTTACCGGACCGGAAGAAGTTTTGTCTACCAGTCGTTTGATCCTTATAATAGTCTTTACCTTACTTCTGATCCCGTTTCCGGTAATGAAAGACAAGGTTTATAATATGTTTGGACTGAATGCTCCTGCATGGTCTCTTTTTTGGGAATACATTGCCAACATCATATATGCATTATTTCTGTCCCGTATCAGGAGAACCTTTCTTATCCTTTTGACCATTGTGGCTGCAGGTGTTTTATGTTATGTCAGTTATACAACAGGTGGTTTGTCTGGTGGGTGGGGAAAAGGAAACTTTTGGGAAGGTGGTGCACGCATTGCCTATTCTTTTCTTGCAGGTCTGCTCATTCATCGTTCCAAATGGATTCTGCAATCAAAACTAGGCTTTGCAAGTCTCAGTATTTTACTGATACTTCCTTTTATGATGCCGTTCACCTCGTGGAACTGGCTGGCAGAATCTTTCGTTGTACTTTTCTATTTCCCATTACTGGTATCTCTGGGAGCAGGAGCGGTTCTTTCACCCTCCTTACTAAAGATCTGTAATTTCTCAGGACAGATCTCTTATCCGATCTATATGACTCATTATTGGGGAATTTGGGTATTTGCTCATTATTACACGACGTACAAACCCAGTACAGAACAGCTTTTTTATATCATACCGGTCTGTGTTATATTATTAGTATTGTTCGCGTACCTGACAATGATTATATACGATATTCCTGTCCGGAGATATTTAAGCCGTAAAATGCGTAAATAG
- the ybaK gene encoding Cys-tRNA(Pro) deacylase, whose translation MSNKTNAVRMLDQLKVNYEVREYDVDEDDLSAGHVAESLGLDPKTLYKTLVLKGNTSGYLVAVIPGDTQLDLKKIAKASGNKNCEMIPVKDIQTLTGYIRGGCSPIGMKKAFPTYIEQSVQIQTAISISAGKRGLQIILSPQDLVKVTNARYAELI comes from the coding sequence ATGTCAAATAAAACCAATGCTGTCCGGATGCTGGATCAGCTTAAGGTCAATTATGAAGTACGCGAATATGATGTGGATGAAGATGATCTGAGTGCTGGTCATGTTGCAGAATCATTGGGTCTGGATCCTAAAACATTATATAAAACCTTAGTTTTGAAAGGTAATACCAGTGGATATCTGGTAGCTGTAATTCCTGGAGACACTCAACTTGATCTTAAGAAAATAGCAAAGGCTTCCGGTAATAAGAATTGTGAGATGATCCCTGTAAAGGATATCCAGACCCTGACCGGATATATACGAGGAGGTTGTTCACCTATAGGAATGAAGAAAGCATTTCCTACCTATATAGAACAATCTGTTCAGATACAGACTGCCATTAGTATCAGTGCAGGGAAGAGGGGATTGCAGATTATTCTGAGTCCCCAGGATCTGGTAAAGGTTACGAATGCCCGATATGCTGAATTGATATAG
- a CDS encoding class I fructose-bisphosphate aldolase, with product MAIIDQITTYLGNEADELLRYESKAVAKDILHLPSPDFIDQVYGITDRNPQTIRSLGQLFGHGRLANTGYLSILPIDQGIEHSAGASFAANPLYFDPENIVKLAIEGGCNAVATTFGVLGSVARRYAHKIPFIVKINHNELLTYPNKSEQILYGTVREAWNLGAAAVGATIYFGSEDSGRQIVEVAKAFEEAHRLGMATILWCYLRNDAFKTGGKDYHLSADLTGQANHLGVTIQADIIKQKLPELNGGYQALNMGSSSYGKLDERMYTELASSHPIDLCRYQVLNCFSGRAGLINSGGASGKNDFPDAVKTAVINKRAGGTGLISGRKAFQRPMDEGVQLLHAIQDVYLSKDVTIA from the coding sequence ATGGCTATAATTGATCAAATTACTACTTACCTCGGCAATGAAGCTGATGAATTACTCCGTTATGAGAGTAAAGCTGTTGCCAAAGATATACTTCATCTTCCATCGCCTGATTTTATCGATCAGGTATACGGCATTACTGACCGTAATCCGCAAACCATACGTAGTCTGGGACAGCTTTTTGGACATGGACGCCTTGCAAATACCGGATACTTATCCATTTTACCGATTGATCAGGGTATAGAGCACAGTGCCGGCGCGTCCTTTGCTGCTAATCCTTTATATTTTGATCCTGAAAACATTGTAAAACTCGCAATTGAAGGAGGTTGTAATGCTGTTGCTACCACTTTTGGTGTATTGGGTTCCGTTGCCCGCAGATATGCACATAAAATCCCTTTTATTGTAAAAATAAATCATAATGAGCTACTTACGTATCCCAATAAAAGCGAGCAAATCCTGTATGGAACAGTTCGTGAAGCCTGGAACCTGGGTGCAGCAGCAGTAGGAGCAACGATATATTTTGGATCTGAAGACTCCGGAAGACAGATTGTAGAAGTTGCAAAAGCTTTTGAGGAAGCTCACCGGTTAGGTATGGCAACTATTCTGTGGTGTTATCTGCGTAATGATGCTTTTAAAACAGGAGGGAAGGACTACCACCTTTCGGCAGATCTGACCGGACAGGCAAATCATCTGGGAGTGACGATACAGGCGGATATCATTAAACAAAAACTGCCTGAATTGAACGGTGGTTATCAGGCTCTCAATATGGGGAGCAGCAGCTATGGAAAACTTGATGAACGGATGTATACTGAACTGGCGTCATCTCATCCTATTGATCTTTGCCGTTATCAGGTATTGAATTGCTTTTCCGGTCGTGCAGGACTCATCAACTCAGGAGGTGCTTCCGGTAAAAATGATTTTCCGGATGCTGTTAAAACAGCTGTTATCAATAAAAGAGCAGGTGGAACCGGATTGATTTCAGGCAGAAAGGCCTTTCAAAGGCCTATGGATGAAGGTGTACAGCTTTTGCATGCTATACAGGATGTCTATCTGAGTAAAGATGTTACGATTGCCTAG
- a CDS encoding DUF4397 domain-containing protein, with protein sequence MKKHTFYLMICFVLSSFLLSSCLKDNDNNYIDIPAGGLTMVNGFSDAQGIVYYADQRPIQNPYFPLMYKGYDWIALFTGNRNIIVKGTQDPKTLVDTTFAVKDSVYYSSFTFGNKDKAKHFITEDKKTTLTPATDKPAGLRFFNLADMPGKVSLQIGDTAIQDKFKDRATETQTTATANQAFVSQASGTFKLSVKDESGNILVSREGIKLDPDNYYSIILVGKKDNTNTPLYIGVVKQAVN encoded by the coding sequence ATGAAAAAACATACATTTTATCTAATGATCTGCTTTGTATTAAGTAGCTTTTTACTGAGCAGCTGTCTGAAAGACAATGACAACAATTATATTGATATTCCTGCAGGCGGACTAACCATGGTCAATGGATTTTCGGATGCTCAGGGTATTGTTTATTATGCTGATCAGCGTCCTATCCAGAATCCGTATTTCCCATTAATGTATAAAGGGTATGACTGGATCGCGCTGTTCACCGGAAACCGTAATATTATTGTAAAAGGAACTCAGGATCCTAAAACACTTGTAGATACTACTTTCGCTGTAAAAGACAGTGTTTATTATTCTTCATTTACTTTTGGCAATAAGGATAAAGCAAAACATTTTATTACGGAAGACAAGAAAACTACCCTTACACCGGCAACTGATAAACCTGCAGGTCTCCGGTTCTTTAACTTAGCTGATATGCCGGGGAAAGTTTCTCTGCAGATCGGCGATACGGCTATCCAAGATAAATTTAAAGACAGAGCAACCGAAACTCAGACTACAGCAACAGCTAACCAGGCTTTTGTATCTCAGGCCAGCGGAACATTTAAATTATCTGTAAAAGATGAATCCGGTAACATACTGGTAAGCAGAGAGGGTATAAAATTAGATCCGGATAATTATTACTCTATTATCCTGGTTGGGAAGAAGGATAATACCAACACACCTTTATACATTGGTGTTGTAAAGCAAGCTGTAAACTAG
- the abc-f gene encoding ribosomal protection-like ABC-F family protein produces the protein MISLQQITYIHPNKELLFDQISLHIQQQQKIALIGNNGVGKSTLLKLIAGKIQPSAGQVHVDAKCYDVPQHYGQYNTSTVAEALGISAKLQAFYEILDGRMTDEQLQILDDDWSIEERCQKAFQYWGIEDIDLQQSMSRLSGGQKTKVFLSGIMIHEPDVVLMDEPSNHLDRIGRTKLYEFIIQTNLTLLIVSHDRQLLNLLNTVYELSPKGIRIYGGNYDHYVEQKKIESEALEQDIRSKEKALRKAKEVERETLERQQKLDARGKKKQEKAGLPTIVMNTLRNSAERSTAKIKDVHAEKLSHITNDLDMLRKEVSDTDRMKFGFDQSSLHKGKVLVEAKDINYTYAQSAIWENNVSFKIFSGDRYAIKGVNGSGKTTLINMILGNLSPGKGNLFSAIRHAVYIDQDYSLINGDLTVFEQASHFNSSALQEHEIKIRLVRFLFDRDTWDKPCYALSGGEKMRLMLCCLTIGNQAPDIIILDEPTNNLDIQNMEILTSAINDYKGTLLAISHDEYFLSQIHIEQTIQL, from the coding sequence ATGATTAGTTTACAACAAATTACATATATACACCCGAATAAGGAGCTCTTATTCGACCAGATTTCACTCCACATACAGCAACAGCAAAAAATTGCACTTATTGGTAACAACGGAGTGGGCAAGTCTACCCTTCTCAAACTTATTGCAGGTAAGATTCAGCCTTCTGCCGGACAGGTTCATGTGGACGCAAAATGCTATGACGTGCCGCAGCACTACGGACAATATAACACAAGTACTGTTGCTGAAGCATTAGGTATAAGTGCCAAACTGCAGGCTTTTTATGAAATACTGGATGGCCGCATGACAGATGAACAGTTGCAGATACTGGATGATGACTGGAGTATTGAGGAACGTTGCCAGAAAGCCTTTCAGTATTGGGGAATTGAGGATATCGATCTGCAGCAATCTATGAGCCGTCTGAGTGGAGGACAAAAAACGAAAGTATTCTTATCCGGTATTATGATTCATGAACCGGATGTAGTATTGATGGATGAGCCCAGTAATCATCTGGATCGTATCGGGAGAACGAAGCTGTATGAGTTTATTATACAGACCAATCTGACATTGCTTATCGTAAGTCATGACCGCCAGTTACTGAATCTGCTGAATACGGTTTATGAACTCAGTCCTAAAGGAATCCGGATTTATGGTGGCAATTATGACCATTATGTAGAGCAAAAGAAGATCGAGTCAGAAGCGCTGGAACAAGATATCAGAAGCAAGGAAAAAGCATTGCGTAAGGCTAAGGAGGTGGAAAGAGAAACACTGGAAAGACAACAAAAGCTGGACGCCAGAGGAAAAAAGAAACAGGAGAAAGCAGGTCTTCCAACCATTGTCATGAATACGCTGCGTAACAGTGCGGAACGAAGTACGGCAAAAATAAAGGATGTCCATGCCGAAAAACTAAGTCATATCACAAATGATCTGGATATGTTACGCAAGGAAGTATCTGATACGGACAGAATGAAGTTTGGATTTGATCAGTCTTCTTTGCATAAAGGAAAAGTATTAGTCGAAGCTAAAGATATTAATTACACTTATGCTCAGTCTGCTATATGGGAAAATAATGTGTCTTTTAAAATTTTCAGTGGGGACAGATATGCCATAAAAGGTGTAAACGGTTCCGGTAAAACAACATTGATCAATATGATACTGGGCAATTTGTCGCCGGGTAAAGGAAATCTGTTCAGTGCGATCCGGCATGCTGTATATATCGATCAGGATTATTCTCTTATCAATGGTGATCTCACTGTATTTGAACAGGCATCACACTTTAATTCTTCAGCTTTACAGGAGCATGAAATAAAGATCCGTTTGGTTCGGTTTCTTTTTGACAGAGATACGTGGGATAAACCCTGCTATGCATTGAGTGGAGGAGAAAAAATGAGGTTGATGCTATGCTGTCTTACCATAGGCAATCAGGCACCTGATATTATTATTCTTGATGAACCTACCAATAATCTGGATATTCAGAATATGGAAATTCTGACCTCTGCTATAAATGATTACAAAGGTACATTACTCGCTATATCACATGATGAATATTTTCTGTCTCAAATTCATATAGAACAGACCATACAGTTATAG
- a CDS encoding c-type cytochrome domain-containing protein, with protein sequence MIFIEELLSFTGRWHPVLVHLPIGILFLALVFAVFARFERYRNLSFAIPFSLLLGTGAAILTCITGYLLSLDGGYDTSVLSFHQWLGIAVAVMSLWTYSLYRAADKGAGLWAKLVKRRFFFLITVVVLLGATGHFGGTLTHGKGYMKDALPSSIKKIAGIQAEEEKLILIENVQDAHVYDAIIQPILQQRCQSCHGDKKQEGGLALHNRESLLKGGEDGSVLTAGKLDKSELYARLILPEGHEGRMPPKGRTPISPEQIQLIGWWIEQGADFEKKAKDLKQNEKIAALLKSLEEGDSSAKSAYAALPEAPPLPDEAIQQLQQKGVKVIPLSADNNYVMVNAINYPEFSDADMQDLLKMKDNIIQLKLGHTAISDKALSEIAKLPVLMKLHLEHTAITNEGLKYLKGHKNLSYINLYKTKVSDEGLSYLQHIPKLEQVYVYQTGVTPGGIDKVRQTLSKSHLDTGNYQLPFLATDTMQYQ encoded by the coding sequence ATGATCTTTATAGAAGAATTACTTAGTTTCACGGGCCGCTGGCATCCTGTATTGGTTCATTTACCTATCGGAATACTGTTTCTGGCTCTTGTATTTGCTGTTTTCGCACGCTTTGAACGCTACCGCAATTTGTCTTTTGCAATTCCGTTCTCCTTACTTTTGGGTACCGGAGCCGCTATTCTGACTTGCATAACAGGTTACCTGTTATCACTGGATGGCGGATATGATACATCCGTGTTGAGTTTTCACCAGTGGCTGGGAATTGCTGTTGCCGTCATGAGTTTGTGGACATATTCGCTGTACAGAGCCGCTGATAAAGGTGCAGGGCTGTGGGCAAAACTGGTAAAACGGCGTTTTTTCTTTTTGATAACGGTTGTCGTTTTATTGGGTGCAACTGGCCACTTTGGAGGAACACTTACACATGGAAAAGGATATATGAAAGATGCCCTTCCTTCTTCAATCAAGAAAATTGCAGGTATCCAGGCTGAAGAAGAAAAGCTGATTTTAATCGAAAATGTTCAGGATGCCCATGTTTATGATGCTATTATTCAGCCTATTCTCCAACAACGTTGTCAAAGCTGTCATGGAGATAAAAAGCAGGAAGGAGGGCTCGCTCTGCACAATCGGGAAAGTTTGTTAAAAGGAGGGGAAGATGGATCTGTGCTGACAGCCGGAAAACTGGATAAAAGTGAATTGTATGCCCGTCTTATTCTGCCTGAAGGTCACGAAGGACGTATGCCGCCAAAAGGCAGAACACCTATCAGCCCCGAACAAATACAGCTTATTGGCTGGTGGATAGAACAGGGCGCAGATTTTGAAAAGAAAGCAAAAGACCTCAAACAAAATGAAAAGATTGCAGCACTGTTAAAGAGTCTGGAAGAAGGTGACTCGTCTGCCAAATCAGCATATGCTGCATTGCCGGAGGCTCCGCCACTGCCGGACGAGGCTATTCAGCAATTACAGCAAAAAGGGGTGAAGGTAATCCCGTTATCTGCGGACAATAACTATGTCATGGTCAATGCAATCAATTATCCAGAATTTTCAGATGCAGATATGCAAGACTTGCTAAAGATGAAAGATAATATTATCCAGTTAAAACTGGGACACACGGCGATCTCTGATAAGGCTTTGTCTGAGATTGCAAAGCTGCCTGTACTCATGAAACTTCATTTGGAACATACGGCAATTACAAATGAAGGATTAAAATATCTGAAAGGACATAAAAACCTATCTTACATAAATTTATATAAAACAAAAGTGTCTGATGAAGGGCTCTCTTATCTGCAGCATATTCCCAAGTTAGAACAGGTATATGTTTATCAGACTGGGGTAACTCCCGGAGGTATAGATAAAGTTCGCCAGACCTTATCAAAATCTCATTTAGATACCGGAAATTATCAATTGCCATTTTTGGCAACAGATACGATGCAATATCAATAA
- a CDS encoding sugar phosphate isomerase/epimerase family protein: MGKIKLLLTAILTLFMMQHLHASATFKIRFYATNWGMNESWDSYCEKVKKAGYDGLEVWVPGSKEEQKQMFDAFRKYGLAYAFLSGGGGATFEQYYNSYVKNVEMAMQLKPDFVNCHTGKDYFTFDQNKKLIEAADIISKKYHIPVMHETHRGRFSFAAHITRQFLEQIPQLQLTLDISHWCNVHESLLGDQTETVELALSRTAHIHARIGQPQAPQVSDPAAPEWKSTVEQHLAWWDEVIRLRKEAGINQLTVTTEFGPSGYLPTLPYTQQPVADQWTVNVYMLNLLKSRYQQ, translated from the coding sequence ATGGGGAAAATAAAACTATTATTAACAGCTATCCTTACATTATTCATGATGCAGCATTTGCATGCTTCAGCAACATTTAAAATTCGTTTTTACGCTACAAACTGGGGAATGAATGAGTCCTGGGACAGCTATTGCGAAAAAGTCAAAAAAGCCGGATACGATGGTCTGGAGGTATGGGTACCAGGAAGCAAAGAAGAACAAAAGCAAATGTTTGATGCGTTCCGGAAGTATGGTCTGGCATACGCATTTTTAAGCGGAGGCGGCGGAGCAACTTTTGAACAATATTACAACAGCTATGTCAAAAATGTAGAAATGGCCATGCAGCTTAAACCGGATTTTGTCAATTGTCATACCGGAAAGGATTACTTTACATTTGATCAGAACAAAAAACTGATTGAAGCCGCTGATATCATCAGTAAAAAATACCATATTCCGGTTATGCACGAGACTCATCGGGGAAGATTTAGTTTTGCGGCTCACATTACAAGACAGTTTTTAGAACAGATTCCTCAATTACAGCTTACACTTGATATCTCTCACTGGTGCAACGTTCATGAGTCACTGCTGGGTGATCAGACAGAAACAGTTGAACTGGCACTATCCCGTACAGCGCATATTCATGCCCGTATTGGACAGCCGCAAGCGCCTCAGGTCAGTGATCCGGCTGCTCCGGAATGGAAAAGCACAGTGGAGCAACATCTGGCCTGGTGGGATGAAGTGATCCGTTTGCGTAAAGAAGCCGGAATAAATCAGTTAACGGTTACCACCGAATTTGGTCCTTCGGGATATCTACCAACGTTACCCTATACACAACAGCCGGTCGCAGATCAATGGACTGTAAATGTATATATGCTTAATCTTTTGAAGTCCCGATACCAACAATAA